One region of Methanomassiliicoccus luminyensis B10 genomic DNA includes:
- the dapB gene encoding 4-hydroxy-tetrahydrodipicolinate reductase — translation MIRVAVGGATGKLGGLVCRLVSEQEDMELVAAIVSEGSASVGKEVAPGVAAVGADRLAEATKDADVYVDLTSPSAAEGNLPKVQRKGLNIVVGTTGISPQSMEAFREKLRTTGSAAVVAPNFSIGVNVFFSACRQLAANLKDYEVEIIEVHHDQKKDAPSGTAKKAAEIIAQATGVEKMVYGRQGNVGARGREIAIHSVRAGDVVGEHTVIFAGHKERIELTHRAHSREAFAEGCVLAIRWVADKRDGQIHSMDGVLGLGT, via the coding sequence ATGATCAGGGTCGCAGTGGGCGGGGCCACCGGAAAGCTCGGTGGCCTGGTGTGCAGGCTGGTGTCCGAACAGGAGGACATGGAGCTGGTGGCCGCGATAGTCTCTGAGGGCAGCGCCAGCGTGGGGAAGGAGGTCGCGCCGGGCGTCGCGGCGGTCGGAGCGGACAGGCTCGCCGAGGCCACCAAGGACGCTGACGTGTACGTCGACCTCACCTCCCCCTCCGCGGCGGAGGGCAACCTCCCCAAAGTGCAGAGGAAGGGATTGAACATCGTGGTCGGGACCACCGGCATTTCTCCGCAGAGCATGGAGGCTTTCCGCGAGAAGCTCCGGACAACCGGCTCGGCTGCGGTGGTCGCTCCCAACTTCTCGATCGGCGTGAACGTGTTCTTCAGCGCCTGCCGGCAGCTGGCCGCGAACCTGAAGGACTATGAGGTCGAGATAATCGAGGTGCATCACGATCAGAAGAAGGACGCTCCCTCGGGCACGGCCAAGAAGGCCGCCGAGATCATAGCCCAGGCTACCGGAGTAGAGAAGATGGTGTACGGCCGGCAGGGGAACGTGGGAGCGAGAGGAAGGGAGATAGCGATCCATTCCGTCCGCGCCGGCGACGTGGTGGGCGAGCATACCGTCATCTTCGCCGGCCACAAGGAAAGGATCGAGCTCACCCACCGCGCCCACTCCCGCGAAGCGTTCGCGGAGGGCTGCGTCCTGGCCATCAGGTGGGTGGCGGACAAGCGCGATGGCCAGATACACTCCATGGACGGGGTTTTGGGGCTGGGAACATGA
- the dapA gene encoding 4-hydroxy-tetrahydrodipicolinate synthase, translating to MFSGCATAIITPMRRDGAIDEDGLRELVRFQEDNGISMLVPCGTTGESATLDYQEHLRVIEIVVDEAKRARVVAGTGANATSEAVHLSKAAQDLGAHALLSVSPYYNKPTPAGVVKHFEAIAGAVDIPIIVYNIPSRTGSNINAATMLKMAEIPGIAGVKEASGDLAQMAAIAASAPKDFTVLSGDDALTVPAMAVGAKGVISVVSNIVPDRVVSLVKAMNAGKLEEARRLNADLIPLVAAMFIETNPIPVKTALRVMGKPSGPFRLPLCDMSEANLDSLRKTLSSYGLI from the coding sequence ATGTTCTCCGGATGCGCCACCGCCATCATCACTCCGATGAGAAGGGACGGGGCGATCGATGAGGATGGCCTGAGGGAGCTGGTCAGGTTCCAGGAGGACAACGGCATCAGCATGCTGGTGCCTTGCGGCACCACCGGCGAATCGGCCACCTTGGACTACCAGGAGCACCTCAGGGTCATCGAGATCGTGGTCGACGAGGCCAAGAGAGCGAGGGTCGTCGCCGGCACCGGGGCCAACGCCACCAGCGAGGCCGTTCATCTCAGCAAGGCGGCCCAGGACCTGGGAGCGCACGCCCTGCTCTCCGTCTCGCCATATTATAACAAGCCCACCCCGGCCGGCGTCGTGAAGCACTTCGAGGCCATCGCCGGCGCGGTCGATATCCCCATCATAGTGTATAACATCCCGTCGAGGACTGGGTCCAACATAAACGCCGCCACCATGCTGAAGATGGCGGAGATCCCCGGCATCGCGGGAGTGAAGGAAGCGTCCGGCGACCTGGCCCAGATGGCCGCCATAGCCGCCAGCGCGCCCAAGGACTTCACGGTCCTGTCGGGCGACGACGCGCTCACCGTGCCGGCCATGGCCGTGGGCGCCAAGGGCGTGATATCGGTCGTGTCCAATATCGTCCCGGACAGGGTGGTCTCCCTGGTCAAGGCCATGAACGCGGGGAAGCTGGAGGAAGCGAGACGGCTCAACGCTGACCTGATCCCCCTGGTCGCCGCGATGTTCATCGAGACCAACCCCATCCCGGTCAAGACAGCCCTCCGCGTCATGGGCAAGCCGTCCGGTCCGTTCCGCCTGCCGCTGTGCGACATGAGCGAAGCGAACCTCGATTCCCTCAGGAAGACCCTGTCATCATATGGGCTCATCTAA
- a CDS encoding aspartate kinase, translating into MIKAMKFGGTSVGSVDALERMTSIIKNEPAKKVVVVSAMSGVTNSLIACIRDRPDTGEFVGQVRTKYASAGKILMKPDVFERYGKALDESIGGLSKALDARKKADADPVLDDLISSWGERLSTITVAHILQSRGVDGIAVSSEESGLIAEGTPGNGSANLEATYRNMKKNIIPLLEEGKTPVHTGYYGVDRKGVPMTFGRGGSDYSGSVVAFGLDANMCEIWTDVNGFMTADPRAVTGARTIDEMDYSEAAELAYFGAKVLHPRTIEPVRKKNIPLTVKNTFNPEAPGTLIRRQKSDGGDLLRSVAVKCDLSIVKIYSSEIVYQPGLISRLIGSISDAAVNTYAVSTSLSTLAVVVPTTAVDEVIRRISALNEPQIEKLTVKGNVSLICCVGDNMINMPGVAAKVFANVAEIGANIEMISEGASDVALNFAVPSEKALDAVRSIHNTFIGG; encoded by the coding sequence ATGATAAAGGCGATGAAATTCGGGGGCACCAGCGTGGGCAGCGTGGACGCGCTGGAGAGGATGACCTCCATAATCAAGAACGAACCGGCAAAGAAAGTAGTGGTGGTCTCCGCCATGTCCGGGGTCACCAATTCGCTGATAGCTTGCATAAGGGACCGCCCCGACACCGGCGAGTTCGTCGGCCAGGTGCGCACCAAATACGCTTCCGCGGGCAAGATCCTCATGAAGCCCGATGTCTTCGAGAGGTACGGGAAGGCGCTGGACGAGAGCATCGGCGGTTTGTCCAAAGCTTTGGACGCGAGGAAGAAGGCCGACGCGGACCCGGTGCTGGACGATCTCATCTCCTCATGGGGGGAGAGGCTTTCCACCATCACCGTAGCGCATATATTGCAGAGCCGCGGCGTGGACGGCATCGCCGTATCCTCCGAGGAGTCCGGCCTGATCGCCGAAGGCACGCCGGGCAACGGCTCCGCCAATCTCGAGGCGACATACCGCAACATGAAGAAGAACATCATCCCCCTGCTTGAGGAGGGCAAGACCCCCGTGCACACCGGATACTACGGCGTTGACCGCAAGGGGGTCCCCATGACCTTCGGCAGGGGCGGCTCGGACTACTCCGGCTCCGTGGTCGCCTTCGGCCTGGACGCTAATATGTGCGAGATCTGGACCGACGTCAACGGGTTCATGACCGCCGACCCCCGGGCAGTTACGGGCGCGAGGACCATCGACGAGATGGACTACAGCGAGGCGGCCGAGCTTGCCTACTTCGGCGCCAAGGTCCTGCACCCCCGCACCATCGAGCCGGTGAGGAAGAAGAACATACCGCTCACCGTCAAGAACACCTTCAACCCCGAGGCCCCCGGGACGCTCATCAGGAGGCAGAAGTCCGACGGCGGCGACCTGCTCAGGTCCGTGGCCGTGAAATGCGACCTCTCCATCGTGAAGATCTATTCCTCGGAGATAGTCTACCAGCCCGGCCTCATCTCCAGGCTCATCGGCTCCATCTCCGACGCTGCCGTGAACACTTACGCGGTGTCCACGTCCCTCTCCACTCTGGCGGTGGTCGTGCCGACCACCGCGGTGGACGAGGTCATCAGGCGCATCAGCGCCCTGAACGAGCCGCAGATCGAGAAGCTCACCGTGAAAGGTAATGTATCTCTGATATGCTGTGTCGGGGACAACATGATAAACATGCCCGGCGTTGCCGCGAAGGTGTTCGCCAACGTCGCCGAGATCGGCGCCAATATCGAGATGATATCCGAGGGCGCCTCGGACGTGGCGCTGAACTTCGCGGTGCCCAGCGAGAAGGCCCTGGACGCGGTCCGGAGCATTCACAACACATTCATAGGTGGTTAA
- a CDS encoding ABC transporter substrate-binding protein codes for MDKKTRSLATIAVVAVLVIASLIVVANMRPSGGGPADGTRQIKDMLGRTVAVPETVTKVVGTSAGALRMITYLNASEMVCGVEQHETDLTGRPYAMAHPEYASLPIIGPQHGGDPELIAAAAPDVIFSADAVISNLDALQTQTGIPVVGIIYGGLDTPANIQAFYQGLTLMGDVMHKEDRAEEVIEYVSGAITDLATRTANVADADKATAYIGGLSSRGNHGITSTSSFFAPFVLTNSKNVVTAAMTSNTVGVVNIDLEVIPGLSPQIIFVDFNGLDLCRQDIQNRPDLFDGLDAIESGQVYGLMGYNWYTLNYDTALTDAYYVGKLLYPDQFQDVDPVEKADEIYSFLCGAPLYDQMVQLYGPFGPVSLI; via the coding sequence ATGGACAAGAAAACAAGGTCCCTGGCCACGATCGCTGTGGTGGCCGTACTGGTCATCGCCAGCCTCATTGTGGTCGCCAACATGAGACCCTCCGGAGGCGGTCCTGCGGATGGGACCAGGCAGATCAAGGATATGCTCGGCCGGACCGTGGCCGTACCCGAGACCGTCACCAAGGTGGTCGGCACGAGCGCGGGGGCGCTGAGGATGATCACATATCTGAACGCCAGTGAAATGGTGTGCGGGGTGGAGCAGCATGAAACCGACCTCACCGGCAGGCCTTACGCCATGGCCCACCCAGAGTATGCCAGCCTTCCGATAATCGGCCCGCAGCATGGCGGTGACCCCGAACTGATCGCGGCGGCGGCACCGGACGTCATATTCAGCGCCGATGCAGTGATATCGAACCTCGACGCGCTCCAGACCCAGACCGGGATCCCCGTGGTCGGGATAATCTATGGCGGCCTGGACACCCCGGCCAACATCCAGGCGTTCTACCAGGGGCTGACCCTCATGGGAGATGTGATGCACAAGGAGGACAGGGCGGAAGAGGTGATCGAATACGTGAGCGGGGCCATCACCGATCTGGCCACCAGAACTGCCAACGTGGCCGACGCGGATAAGGCCACGGCCTACATAGGCGGGCTGTCCTCCCGGGGCAACCATGGCATAACTTCCACCAGCTCGTTCTTCGCGCCGTTCGTGCTGACCAACTCCAAGAACGTTGTGACGGCGGCCATGACCAGCAACACGGTCGGGGTTGTCAACATTGACCTGGAGGTCATTCCTGGCCTCAGCCCGCAAATAATATTCGTGGACTTCAACGGCCTCGATCTATGCAGGCAGGATATTCAGAACCGTCCAGATCTATTTGACGGCCTGGATGCCATCGAGAGCGGTCAGGTCTACGGCCTGATGGGGTACAACTGGTACACTTTGAACTACGACACGGCGCTGACCGATGCCTACTACGTCGGCAAGCTGCTGTACCCCGACCAGTTCCAGGACGTGGACCCGGTCGAGAAGGCGGACGAGATCTACTCCTTCCTCTGCGGTGCGCCGCTGTATGATCAGATGGTACAGCTTTACGGCCCCTTCGGACCGGTGAGCTTGATCTGA
- a CDS encoding endonuclease V, whose protein sequence is MPACSTEVDIAALVYEATSQIPRGMVSTYGDIASALGDKVAARAVGEILCHNPTPIVVPCHRIVYSDGSVGWYDGYGKGRERKVQLLHSEGVEVDGERVASFDAIRFRGFRIPPVLKQLRQEQELVRERIADRDDFGKLRRVAGLDVSYEGQRAFSAIAIYDWESGELVEERTMESTVKFPYIPTYLTFREMPALRPLIRPEDGTVYLIDGQGVLHPRGAGIASHIGTCLGIPTVGAAKSLLVGKVERPEAESSPIILDGQVAGHMLREGKKATYVSVGTGVSLGTATEICSQLLDRGIPKPLRRAHDLANKARKDAPA, encoded by the coding sequence ATGCCAGCTTGCAGCACCGAAGTCGATATCGCGGCCCTGGTATACGAGGCCACCTCGCAGATACCAAGGGGGATGGTCTCGACATACGGGGACATCGCCTCCGCGCTGGGCGACAAGGTGGCCGCCAGGGCGGTGGGCGAGATACTGTGCCACAACCCCACCCCCATCGTCGTCCCCTGCCATCGTATCGTCTATTCCGACGGATCGGTAGGGTGGTACGACGGCTACGGCAAGGGAAGGGAGCGCAAGGTCCAGCTCCTACATTCCGAGGGAGTGGAAGTGGATGGTGAACGCGTCGCCTCCTTTGACGCCATCAGGTTCAGGGGATTCCGCATCCCCCCGGTGCTGAAACAGCTGCGCCAGGAGCAGGAGCTAGTGCGGGAGCGCATCGCGGACAGGGACGACTTCGGAAAGCTCCGCAGGGTGGCCGGGCTGGACGTATCCTATGAGGGGCAGAGGGCCTTCAGCGCCATCGCGATCTACGATTGGGAGAGCGGCGAGCTGGTGGAAGAGAGGACCATGGAGAGCACGGTGAAGTTCCCGTACATCCCCACCTATCTCACGTTCAGGGAGATGCCGGCCCTGCGCCCGCTCATCCGGCCGGAAGACGGGACCGTATATCTCATTGACGGGCAGGGGGTCCTGCACCCCCGGGGCGCGGGCATCGCCTCGCACATCGGCACCTGCCTGGGGATACCTACGGTCGGGGCGGCCAAGAGCTTGCTGGTCGGAAAGGTCGAACGGCCGGAGGCGGAGAGCTCGCCCATAATTCTGGACGGACAGGTGGCCGGGCATATGCTCAGGGAAGGAAAGAAGGCGACGTACGTGTCCGTGGGCACGGGAGTATCGCTGGGCACGGCCACGGAGATCTGCTCGCAACTCCTGGACCGGGGCATCCCCAAGCCCCTGAGGAGGGCGCACGATCTCGCCAACAAGGCGAGGAAGGATGCCCCCGCGTGA
- a CDS encoding methyltransferase has product MKDAQYLTTSACPGSREFSDLMERSSEGLRRYHLVMTAWDLGLFDLTTALIGHEALAAKLGCHPQMTKMFCEALAEAGLLERSGRGYVNSMLASTYLDAASPYCMRSSMSNLKRNNERWASLGNILKNGPMVMERKDRFDDSWITGIAEWAETGSVREAMSEIAARTDVMRWRRLLDLGGGHGLYSVAFTVLNPELEAFVLDLPTVVPLAKKYIELYAADRVGTIPGDFYKDDIGSGYDVIFSSFNQSGNDPSVLPRIFRALNPGGELIIRRFRDNGKDEAMNTLDWNLITFEGKKIGSKRHTSDIVPGEEEYLRALNENGFEVTSIVPAGEASILIFAKRSTAPGAVIDG; this is encoded by the coding sequence ATGAAAGACGCTCAATATCTCACTACATCCGCCTGCCCCGGCTCTCGGGAGTTCTCCGATCTGATGGAGAGGTCGTCGGAAGGTCTCCGGCGATATCATCTTGTCATGACCGCGTGGGACCTAGGCCTGTTCGACCTGACCACCGCCCTCATCGGCCATGAGGCGCTGGCAGCGAAGCTGGGATGCCACCCCCAGATGACCAAGATGTTCTGCGAGGCGCTGGCAGAGGCCGGCCTCTTGGAGAGGTCGGGCCGGGGTTATGTCAACTCGATGCTCGCCAGTACCTACCTGGACGCCGCCTCCCCCTATTGTATGAGGAGCTCCATGTCCAACCTGAAGAGGAACAACGAGAGGTGGGCGAGCCTTGGCAACATCCTGAAGAACGGCCCGATGGTCATGGAGAGGAAAGACCGCTTCGATGACAGCTGGATAACCGGGATCGCCGAATGGGCCGAGACCGGCTCGGTGAGGGAGGCCATGAGCGAGATCGCCGCGCGCACGGACGTAATGCGATGGCGCCGATTGCTGGACCTCGGCGGGGGGCACGGCCTGTACTCGGTCGCGTTCACCGTCCTCAACCCGGAACTGGAAGCGTTCGTGTTAGATCTCCCCACGGTGGTCCCCTTGGCCAAGAAGTACATCGAGTTGTACGCGGCGGACCGGGTCGGGACGATCCCCGGTGATTTCTACAAGGATGACATCGGGAGCGGATACGACGTCATATTCTCATCCTTCAACCAGAGCGGGAACGACCCCTCTGTCCTCCCCAGGATATTCCGGGCATTGAACCCGGGAGGAGAGCTGATCATCCGCCGGTTCAGGGACAATGGGAAGGACGAGGCCATGAACACCTTGGACTGGAACCTGATAACCTTCGAAGGGAAGAAGATCGGCAGCAAAAGGCACACCTCCGATATCGTCCCCGGGGAGGAGGAATATCTTCGCGCTCTGAATGAGAACGGGTTCGAGGTAACGTCCATCGTACCCGCTGGCGAAGCGTCCATATTGATCTTCGCCAAAAGGTCGACGGCCCCAGGGGCGGTAATCGATGGCTGA
- a CDS encoding nitroreductase family protein, with amino-acid sequence MDVTTAIKGRRSIRKYVKKDLPEKTLSEVLEAARAAPSAANRQSWELVAVKGPELKAELVAACKNQKFVEDCSVFLAGIEDPQQKWGKVDLTIAIDHITLEAHARGLGTCWIGAFDPAKVGEILGVPANRQVAVCLTLGYPDEAPEARTRKHLNELVHYDRYGTRQ; translated from the coding sequence ATGGACGTTACCACCGCCATCAAGGGAAGAAGGAGCATTCGAAAGTACGTAAAGAAGGACCTGCCCGAGAAAACCCTCAGCGAGGTCCTGGAGGCGGCAAGGGCGGCCCCCAGCGCGGCGAACCGGCAGTCCTGGGAGCTGGTAGCGGTCAAGGGCCCTGAGCTAAAGGCCGAGCTGGTCGCGGCGTGCAAGAACCAGAAGTTCGTGGAGGATTGCTCGGTGTTCTTGGCGGGCATCGAGGACCCCCAGCAGAAGTGGGGCAAGGTCGACCTGACCATCGCCATCGACCACATCACCCTGGAAGCGCACGCCAGGGGCCTAGGCACCTGCTGGATCGGGGCGTTCGACCCCGCTAAGGTCGGAGAGATACTGGGAGTGCCGGCCAACCGCCAGGTGGCGGTTTGCCTGACGCTCGGATATCCTGATGAGGCCCCGGAGGCCCGGACCAGGAAGCATCTCAACGAACTGGTGCACTACGACAGGTACGGGACCAGGCAGTGA
- a CDS encoding Lrp/AsnC family transcriptional regulator encodes MIDYLDEKIIEILKRDSRRPFVDIANQLKVSEGTIRSRVRKLVDDNVIQCFTIKTSSKNVKAIIEIKINVNVNTSDVSTKIATFEGVSEVFEVTGEEDVVAIIDVTSSPQLNEIIERIRRFDNVQSTRTRLILKEHFGGS; translated from the coding sequence GTGATAGATTACTTGGACGAAAAGATAATAGAGATACTTAAGAGGGACTCTCGCCGCCCCTTTGTAGATATCGCGAACCAGCTGAAGGTTTCCGAGGGGACCATTCGAAGCAGGGTCAGGAAGCTGGTCGACGACAACGTCATCCAGTGCTTCACCATAAAGACCTCCAGCAAGAACGTCAAGGCCATCATCGAGATCAAGATCAACGTCAACGTCAACACCTCCGATGTCTCCACCAAGATAGCGACGTTCGAAGGAGTGTCCGAGGTATTCGAGGTCACGGGAGAGGAGGACGTAGTGGCCATTATCGATGTGACGTCGTCCCCTCAGCTCAACGAAATCATCGAGCGCATCCGCCGCTTCGACAACGTTCAATCCACCAGGACCAGGCTGATCCTGAAGGAGCACTTCGGGGGCTCGTGA
- a CDS encoding pyridoxamine 5'-phosphate oxidase family protein, whose amino-acid sequence MKLKEDVITDREEMEELLRKEKVCRFAMCDDRGPYVLPTAYGYRDGRLYLHSSREGRKIEALKRDPRVCFVVDTGYEMVPGSPGGPHRIAFRFKSVIGSGRARFVEDPEEKREAMDIIVEQQFGKAGFNYSGQGLENMAVIRVDLESLTGKRVGY is encoded by the coding sequence ATGAAGCTTAAGGAGGACGTGATCACCGACCGGGAAGAGATGGAGGAACTGCTCAGGAAGGAGAAGGTGTGCCGCTTCGCCATGTGCGATGACCGCGGCCCCTATGTGCTCCCCACAGCGTACGGCTATCGGGACGGGCGGCTGTACCTGCACTCGTCCAGGGAGGGCAGGAAGATCGAGGCCTTGAAGCGGGACCCCCGCGTATGCTTCGTCGTGGACACCGGCTACGAGATGGTCCCGGGGTCCCCCGGCGGCCCCCACAGGATCGCCTTCAGGTTCAAGAGCGTGATCGGGTCCGGAAGAGCTCGGTTCGTGGAGGACCCCGAGGAGAAGCGCGAGGCTATGGACATCATCGTGGAGCAGCAGTTCGGCAAGGCCGGGTTCAATTACAGCGGACAAGGCCTGGAGAACATGGCCGTCATCAGGGTGGACCTGGAATCCCTCACCGGAAAGAGGGTTGGCTACTGA
- a CDS encoding mechanosensitive ion channel family protein yields the protein MRKGLLAFILPLLLLSVLAVPTVSADPLYVHSASATQADVDAGESAQFQWVIYNNDTSPYLLKVTSALDRTSDAWDVSLSQYPPIIEPGEYAVVTATVNAHRDVGNEDLVLSMAFDLTKLNGDPSASVHLERTAQVTLHAMFESTGNRIFGMWANDLPSPFNTLLWSFIITLAVWVAIAAAIYFVVNPLIHQFTKKTRTDLDDRIVQIVRMPMFILIVLFGLVDSLSIVNIPTEWHIRIWQAYQIIVALVATWIAYRVFDRVVIHYADKWAKKSDTEIDDVLVPLLHKVGIIAIPVVGVGLVLDVVGVDLTLLVAGMGVVGLIVAFAAQETLGNVFSGIQLLLDRPFKVGDLIELDTGEVCEVKRVGIRSTQLYNTYDHEMIIVPNNEVANKRVINHSRPDNHRCVYADVRVVYGTDLDKARAILMDIVSKHPDVVRQEGQLPFLRLAKLGESAVEFRLWFWVDHVRKQWRVATEIRTEIYKKFREEGIEIALPQEMVTFRNAPPTDGP from the coding sequence ATGAGGAAGGGCCTTCTCGCTTTCATACTGCCATTGCTGTTGCTGTCGGTGCTGGCGGTACCGACGGTCTCCGCCGACCCTTTGTATGTGCACAGCGCCAGCGCCACCCAGGCGGACGTGGACGCCGGGGAGAGCGCGCAGTTCCAGTGGGTGATCTACAACAATGACACCTCGCCGTACCTGCTGAAGGTGACCTCCGCCCTGGACCGCACCTCCGATGCTTGGGACGTCTCCCTCTCCCAGTACCCTCCGATCATCGAGCCCGGAGAATACGCTGTAGTAACGGCCACGGTCAACGCGCATCGCGACGTCGGCAACGAGGACCTGGTCCTGAGCATGGCCTTCGACCTGACCAAGCTCAACGGGGACCCATCCGCTTCCGTGCATCTGGAGAGGACCGCCCAGGTCACCCTGCATGCCATGTTCGAGTCCACCGGCAACAGGATCTTCGGGATGTGGGCCAATGATCTTCCCTCCCCGTTCAACACCCTACTGTGGTCTTTCATCATCACCTTGGCCGTCTGGGTGGCCATCGCTGCGGCCATATACTTCGTGGTGAACCCCCTGATCCACCAGTTCACCAAGAAGACCAGGACAGACCTGGACGACCGCATCGTGCAGATCGTCAGGATGCCCATGTTCATCCTCATAGTCCTGTTCGGCCTGGTGGACTCGCTATCCATTGTGAACATCCCCACCGAATGGCACATACGGATCTGGCAAGCCTATCAGATCATCGTCGCGCTGGTCGCAACCTGGATCGCCTACCGCGTATTCGACCGGGTGGTCATCCACTACGCCGACAAGTGGGCCAAGAAGAGCGATACCGAGATCGACGACGTCCTCGTCCCCTTGCTACACAAGGTGGGGATCATTGCAATCCCCGTGGTGGGCGTCGGCCTGGTGCTTGACGTGGTGGGCGTGGACCTCACCCTGCTGGTGGCCGGCATGGGGGTGGTCGGCCTGATCGTGGCCTTCGCCGCGCAGGAGACCTTGGGGAACGTGTTCTCCGGCATCCAGCTCCTATTGGACCGTCCCTTCAAGGTCGGGGACCTCATCGAGCTTGACACCGGAGAGGTCTGCGAGGTCAAGAGAGTGGGCATTCGCTCCACCCAGCTGTACAACACCTATGACCACGAGATGATCATCGTCCCCAACAATGAGGTCGCCAACAAGAGGGTCATCAACCACTCCAGGCCGGACAACCACCGCTGCGTGTACGCCGACGTCAGGGTGGTCTACGGCACCGACCTGGACAAGGCCAGGGCCATCCTCATGGACATCGTGAGCAAGCACCCCGACGTGGTCAGGCAGGAGGGGCAGCTCCCCTTCCTCCGCCTGGCCAAGCTGGGCGAGTCGGCCGTGGAGTTCAGGCTGTGGTTCTGGGTCGACCATGTCAGGAAGCAGTGGAGGGTGGCCACCGAGATCAGGACGGAGATCTACAAGAAGTTCCGGGAGGAAGGCATCGAGATCGCGCTGCCCCAGGAAATGGTCACCTTCAGGAACGCCCCGCCTACGGACGGGCCGTAA
- a CDS encoding ATP-binding protein — MKIIISGKGGSGKSTISSLLAKELVGKGYRVLIVDADESNYGLGALLGMECGQELMDHLGGKKVIGEKMRAAFAKGTKELAMPLFDRSWSIDEIPADCISRNGELYLLQVGKVKHFGEGCACPMGGLSREFLDHLRLGPKDIAIIDTEAGVEHLGRGVEKGADLILAVLDPSYESIKLSGKIKEMAHEAGKPAYFILNKVEDGSSEKLLGSLDRSDVIAIVPRDREVEQKGLSGEPLDGSIQGLSGISSFVTEKIAEGRA, encoded by the coding sequence ATGAAAATAATAATATCTGGAAAGGGTGGGAGCGGGAAGAGCACGATATCTTCCCTTTTGGCAAAGGAGCTTGTCGGCAAAGGGTACCGCGTACTGATAGTCGATGCCGATGAATCCAACTACGGCCTCGGGGCCCTGCTAGGGATGGAGTGTGGCCAGGAGCTCATGGATCACCTCGGCGGGAAGAAGGTCATCGGCGAGAAGATGCGCGCGGCTTTCGCCAAGGGCACCAAGGAACTGGCCATGCCGTTGTTCGACCGGTCGTGGAGCATAGATGAGATCCCCGCTGATTGCATCTCCCGGAACGGCGAACTGTACCTCCTGCAGGTCGGCAAGGTGAAGCATTTCGGAGAAGGGTGCGCTTGTCCTATGGGCGGCCTGTCCAGGGAGTTCCTGGACCATCTAAGGCTTGGGCCGAAGGACATCGCCATTATCGATACCGAGGCGGGAGTGGAGCATCTGGGGCGGGGGGTGGAGAAAGGCGCGGACCTGATACTGGCCGTTCTGGACCCCTCATACGAGTCCATAAAGCTTTCCGGCAAGATCAAGGAAATGGCCCACGAGGCGGGGAAACCGGCCTACTTTATCCTGAACAAGGTAGAAGACGGATCGTCCGAGAAGCTGCTAGGCTCGCTCGACCGGAGCGACGTCATCGCCATCGTCCCGAGGGACCGCGAGGTGGAGCAGAAAGGCTTGAGCGGGGAACCGCTGGATGGGTCGATCCAGGGGCTTTCGGGCATATCGTCCTTCGTGACGGAAAAGATCGCCGAGGGGAGGGCATGA